The bacterium genome contains a region encoding:
- a CDS encoding RlmE family RNA methyltransferase, translated as MVTARYERQDSFYRKAKEEGFRSRAAYKLESLLGNFARLKPGDAVVDLGSWPGGWLQILAERVGEQGFVIGVDIDEIEPLAPPVVSLQLDMTQSDAADQIAAHLGDRKAVAVLCDAAPKLTGIKDVDRAAIEELHEAALAVADRVMEPKGTLVVKAFPGPQSQAFRGVLNKRFGHVSEVRPEGKRASSKEFYWVAGPKQATGGTSGGGRARKRRRRGSSGRGSRSGA; from the coding sequence CTGGTCACGGCTCGCTACGAGCGCCAGGATTCCTTCTACCGCAAGGCGAAGGAAGAGGGTTTTCGCTCTCGGGCTGCTTATAAGCTGGAGAGCCTGCTCGGAAACTTTGCGCGGCTGAAGCCCGGTGATGCCGTCGTCGATCTGGGTAGCTGGCCCGGCGGCTGGTTGCAGATCCTGGCAGAACGCGTCGGAGAGCAGGGCTTCGTGATCGGCGTGGATATCGACGAGATCGAACCCCTCGCGCCACCGGTCGTGTCGCTACAGCTCGATATGACGCAATCTGACGCGGCTGATCAGATCGCTGCACATCTGGGAGATCGCAAAGCCGTCGCGGTGCTCTGCGATGCCGCGCCAAAGCTCACGGGCATCAAGGACGTGGATCGCGCCGCGATCGAAGAGTTGCACGAAGCGGCTCTGGCGGTCGCGGATCGGGTCATGGAGCCGAAGGGCACGCTGGTCGTGAAGGCCTTTCCCGGGCCTCAGAGCCAGGCTTTTCGCGGCGTGCTCAACAAGCGCTTCGGCCACGTGAGCGAGGTGCGCCCGGAGGGAAAGCGCGCCTCCTCCAAGGAATTCTACTGGGTGGCCGGTCCGAAACAGGCTACTGGAGGGACTAGCGGCGGCGGTCGCGCGAGGAAGCGCCGCCGGCGCGGCTCTTCCGGCCGCGGCTCCCGCTCGGGCGCTTGA
- the mfd gene encoding transcription-repair coupling factor, with protein sequence MRVSELIESVAGRERPLRLLRVRGTAGAFLVAHLRAEHKGPLLVISPSSKAAETFDGALRAFSPETDTTIFRRHDTPPYDRFSPHPEIENRRMSLLYSLLSAGGDTPLTLIAPWTALMRRVPSRSELRGRITHLECGLTLDRDALLEVLVSAGYHRASLVEERGEVAARGGILDLFPPHFDKPVRIEFDFDQIGSIRQFDSATQRSESELRSFVAIPPRSYRLPNNLDDLVRRVREMGRDARIPESNIYSLTEALARRHLPTGIENLEALFHDHMETVFDYLPESTLIVMDDPEAIATRAQAYTEEIFQGHSHAQALDQLVCDPLSLFIADDTAFDLVRARRPVLLDRLGVRDLAANEEIADLQAKDHRVLRQEIQDNRGSGRALQPLADQLERWQTEGRRVRITCPSLSAAERLADILADYNRDLPIARTGGEERSGEWTDWPEPGAVDIALAKLEDGFELPDENLVLLTEQNIFGTRLQSRRPVRRTREGQSIDRLAQIQQGDFLVHAEHGIGLYGGLLQLNAGGVRQEFLLLEYGQGDKLYIPVSRLGQIQRFASADGSTPSLDKLGGQVWTRTKARVRKAIRDMADALLAVIAARKVLRGFAFPPPDPSYEEFEARFPYEDTPDQNRASQDVLEDMQREQPMDRLVCGDVGFGKTEIACRAAFVATAAGKQVAFLVPTTVLCQQHLETLKERFAETPVQVASLSRLSSTKEARAVREGLAAGQIDIVVGTHRLLSKDISFRNLGLVVVDEEHRFGVAHKERLKQMRKLIDVLTLSATPIPRTLQMAFSGMRELSVIATPPPERLAVRTQVCRFGDEIIRESIERELRRGGQVFFVHNRIETIAEMGHFLRNLMPDIRIAIAHGQMHAQKLEEVMLAFMKRDYDVLLCTAIIESGLDIPNANTILINRADMFGMAQLYQLRGRVGRSDRRAYAYLFLPPGGGISEDALRRLEAIQDLSELGAGFRLATEDLEIRGAGNMLGGEQSGNIASVGYDLYMQMLEEAIARLQGEGIEEFIEPEIRLPVPALLPEDYIPDVSQRLVLYKRLSSARNVEDLDDVRSDLLDRFGALPSEAQCLCEVIRLKVRCRTLGIESAEVKNGELVMRVAEQARIDPRQLVRFIERPGTPIRVTPERQICLALRRSDDSLAEAFGLLDLIAPEKNEDGTAGETGAAKEEAR encoded by the coding sequence GTGCGAGTCAGCGAGCTGATCGAGAGTGTCGCAGGCCGAGAACGGCCACTGCGACTACTGCGCGTGCGGGGAACGGCCGGGGCGTTCCTCGTCGCGCACCTGCGTGCAGAGCACAAGGGTCCACTGCTCGTGATCTCGCCCAGCTCGAAAGCCGCCGAGACATTTGACGGTGCGTTGCGGGCGTTTTCGCCGGAGACGGACACGACGATCTTCCGGCGCCACGACACTCCGCCCTACGATCGCTTCTCGCCCCATCCCGAGATCGAGAACCGACGCATGAGTCTTTTGTACTCCTTGCTGTCGGCGGGCGGGGATACACCTCTCACACTGATCGCGCCCTGGACCGCGCTGATGCGACGCGTGCCATCGCGGTCCGAGCTGCGGGGGCGCATCACGCATCTGGAGTGCGGACTGACTCTGGACCGCGACGCGTTGCTCGAGGTCCTGGTCTCGGCGGGGTACCACCGCGCGAGTCTGGTCGAAGAACGCGGCGAAGTCGCGGCCCGCGGCGGGATCCTCGATTTGTTTCCGCCGCACTTCGACAAGCCCGTGCGCATCGAGTTCGACTTCGACCAGATCGGTTCGATCCGGCAGTTCGATTCAGCGACCCAGCGTTCGGAGAGCGAACTTCGCAGCTTCGTCGCGATCCCTCCACGCTCCTATCGCCTGCCCAACAATCTGGACGACCTGGTCAGGCGTGTGCGTGAGATGGGGCGCGATGCACGCATTCCCGAATCGAACATCTACTCGCTGACCGAAGCATTGGCCCGCCGACATCTGCCGACCGGCATCGAGAACCTGGAAGCGCTTTTCCACGATCACATGGAGACGGTTTTCGATTACCTGCCCGAGTCGACGCTGATCGTAATGGACGATCCCGAAGCGATCGCGACCCGCGCCCAGGCCTACACCGAAGAGATCTTTCAGGGTCACTCCCACGCCCAGGCTCTGGATCAGCTCGTCTGCGATCCGTTGAGTCTCTTCATCGCCGACGACACCGCTTTCGACCTGGTCAGGGCGCGGCGGCCCGTACTGCTCGACCGTCTGGGCGTCCGCGATCTGGCTGCGAACGAGGAGATCGCGGATCTTCAGGCGAAAGATCACCGCGTTCTGCGCCAGGAGATCCAGGACAACCGCGGTAGCGGCCGCGCCCTGCAACCTCTGGCCGACCAACTCGAGCGCTGGCAGACCGAAGGTCGGCGCGTGCGCATTACCTGTCCATCGCTTTCGGCCGCCGAACGCCTCGCCGACATTCTGGCCGACTACAACCGCGACCTCCCAATCGCGCGCACCGGCGGTGAAGAGCGCTCCGGTGAGTGGACCGACTGGCCCGAGCCCGGTGCCGTCGATATCGCCCTCGCGAAACTCGAAGACGGTTTCGAACTGCCCGACGAGAACCTCGTCCTGCTGACCGAACAGAACATCTTCGGTACACGCCTACAGTCACGCCGACCTGTGCGTCGCACGCGAGAGGGCCAATCGATCGATCGGCTGGCGCAGATCCAACAGGGCGATTTCCTGGTTCACGCGGAACACGGAATTGGCCTGTACGGCGGGTTGCTCCAGTTGAACGCCGGAGGCGTGCGACAGGAATTCCTGCTGCTGGAATACGGCCAGGGCGACAAGCTGTATATTCCCGTTTCGCGCCTCGGTCAGATACAGCGCTTCGCCAGCGCCGACGGTTCGACGCCTTCTCTGGACAAACTCGGCGGCCAGGTGTGGACGCGTACGAAAGCGCGTGTGCGCAAGGCCATACGCGACATGGCCGACGCGTTGCTCGCGGTGATCGCCGCGCGCAAAGTGTTGAGAGGTTTCGCTTTCCCACCACCCGACCCGAGCTACGAGGAATTCGAAGCGCGCTTTCCCTACGAAGACACACCGGACCAGAACCGCGCCAGTCAGGATGTACTCGAGGACATGCAACGCGAGCAGCCCATGGACCGGCTCGTATGCGGAGATGTCGGTTTCGGCAAGACTGAAATCGCCTGTCGAGCGGCCTTTGTCGCAACGGCCGCTGGCAAGCAGGTCGCGTTCCTGGTTCCGACGACCGTTTTGTGCCAGCAGCATCTCGAAACGCTCAAAGAGCGGTTCGCAGAAACACCTGTGCAGGTGGCTTCGCTATCGCGTCTCTCGTCCACCAAAGAGGCGCGAGCGGTTCGTGAAGGCCTGGCCGCGGGACAGATCGACATCGTCGTCGGCACTCATCGGCTGCTTTCCAAAGACATCAGCTTCCGCAATCTGGGACTCGTGGTCGTCGACGAGGAGCACCGCTTCGGCGTGGCTCATAAAGAGCGCCTCAAGCAGATGCGCAAACTCATCGACGTGCTGACTCTCTCGGCCACACCGATTCCACGCACGTTGCAGATGGCGTTTTCGGGCATGCGCGAACTTTCGGTGATTGCCACACCGCCTCCAGAACGCCTGGCGGTGCGCACCCAGGTGTGTCGCTTCGGCGACGAGATCATTCGAGAGTCGATTGAACGCGAGCTACGCCGCGGGGGTCAGGTGTTCTTCGTCCACAATCGCATCGAAACGATCGCGGAGATGGGCCACTTCCTGCGAAACCTGATGCCGGATATTCGCATCGCCATCGCGCACGGCCAGATGCATGCGCAGAAACTCGAAGAGGTGATGCTGGCCTTCATGAAGCGTGACTACGACGTGCTCCTGTGCACGGCGATCATCGAGTCGGGTCTCGACATTCCCAACGCCAACACGATCCTGATCAACCGGGCCGATATGTTCGGAATGGCACAGCTCTACCAGCTGCGGGGGCGCGTCGGACGCAGCGATCGCAGGGCTTATGCCTATCTGTTTTTGCCGCCAGGTGGTGGAATTTCCGAAGACGCACTGCGCCGGCTCGAAGCGATCCAGGACCTGTCGGAACTGGGGGCGGGCTTCCGTCTGGCAACCGAGGACCTGGAGATCCGGGGCGCCGGAAACATGCTGGGCGGTGAGCAATCGGGGAATATCGCCTCGGTCGGCTATGACCTGTACATGCAGATGCTCGAGGAGGCGATCGCGCGCTTGCAGGGCGAGGGGATCGAGGAGTTCATCGAACCCGAGATCCGCCTGCCGGTTCCGGCATTGCTGCCCGAGGACTACATTCCAGACGTCAGTCAGCGGCTGGTGTTGTACAAGCGGCTCTCGTCCGCACGCAACGTCGAAGATCTCGATGATGTGCGCTCGGACCTGCTCGACCGCTTTGGAGCACTACCTTCCGAAGCGCAGTGCCTTTGCGAGGTCATTCGTTTGAAGGTCCGTTGTCGCACGCTCGGTATCGAATCCGCCGAGGTCAAAAATGGAGAACTGGTCATGCGAGTCGCCGAACAGGCGCGTATCGAT
- the rplC gene encoding 50S ribosomal protein L3 → MRRPSQEGAPEQGRQGAGLVEIVGRKLGMTQIFSEDGNRVAVTVVRAGPCTVVQKKSEETDGYSAVQLGFEERKEKHATKALMGHFKRGGVDPKRVLFEVRLSEEELAALEVGQELGCSTFEEGQDVDLSGTSKGRGFSGVVRRHNFQTHSQTHGTHEYYRHGGAMSAGTYPGRILPGKKMAGQHGNTRTTMRGLKVVKIDAEKNLLFISGSVPGHRNGLVRIRPAV, encoded by the coding sequence ATGCGCCGCCCCTCACAGGAGGGTGCGCCCGAGCAAGGGCGCCAAGGAGCTGGTCTCGTGGAAATCGTTGGTCGCAAACTGGGAATGACGCAGATCTTCAGCGAAGACGGGAACCGGGTTGCCGTCACGGTCGTGCGCGCGGGGCCCTGTACCGTGGTCCAGAAGAAGAGCGAGGAGACCGACGGCTACTCCGCGGTCCAGCTCGGCTTCGAGGAGCGCAAGGAAAAGCACGCTACCAAGGCCCTGATGGGCCATTTCAAACGGGGCGGAGTCGATCCCAAACGCGTCCTCTTCGAGGTCCGCCTCAGCGAGGAAGAGCTGGCCGCGCTCGAGGTCGGCCAGGAGCTCGGCTGCAGCACTTTCGAGGAAGGCCAGGACGTCGACCTGAGTGGAACCAGCAAAGGTCGCGGTTTCAGCGGCGTGGTCCGGCGGCACAACTTCCAGACTCACAGCCAGACCCACGGTACCCATGAGTACTACCGCCACGGTGGCGCGATGTCGGCGGGAACCTATCCCGGTCGCATCCTGCCCGGCAAGAAGATGGCCGGCCAGCACGGCAATACGCGCACGACGATGCGCGGTCTCAAGGTCGTAAAGATCGACGCGGAAAAGAACCTCCTGTTCATCAGTGGTTCGGTTCCCGGCCATCGCAACGGCCTGGTCCGCATTCGTCCCGCCGTCTAG